The Coraliomargarita parva genomic interval AATATATCATTGTAGACGGGGGCTCGACTGACGACACCCTGGAAAAGCTGGCGCCCTACCGCGACCAGATCGCGAGTCTTGTCAGTGAGCCGGATGATGGCATCTACGATGCGATGAACAAGGGAGTCGCCCGTGCACGGGGCGAGGTGGTCGGCATCCTGAACAGTGATGATTTTTACGCGGACACCCGGGTGCTGGCACGGGTGGCCGAAGCGTTCTCGGATCCGGCGGTGGACTGCGTCTATGGTGACCTGGACTATGTGGATGCGATTGACACGGATCGTGTGGTGCGGGCCTGGCGATCGCAGTCCTACGTGCCCGGGGCGTTTCGTCGGGGTTGGCATCCGGCGCATCCGAGCTTTTTCGTCCGACGTTCGGTTTATGAGCGCTTCGGTTGTTTTGATACCAAGTTACGCATCGCAGCCGATTATGAATTCATGTTGCGCGTGCTGAAGCGTCACCAGCTGAAGTCGGTCCATGTGCCGGAAGTGTTTGTGAAGATGCGCACCGGCGGCGCAAGCAACGCGTCCCTTAAAAATATCGCCAAGGCGAACCTGCAGTGCTGGAAGGCATGGCGGCAGAATGGGCTGGGCTGGTCGCCGCTGCCCGTGATCCGGAAACCGTTTACGAAGCTGAAGCAGTTGAGAAGAGGCGGGGCCTCTTCTGAGGGCTGAGACCTGAGACCTGAGAAAAAATAAAACTTCAGCTTTCAGCCTTCCGCCCTCCAGAGGCCTGCGGCCTCTGCGCTTCTCGGATCTTCAGTCGGATCTGGTAGAAATAGACGGCCTTGCAAAAGGCGAAGTGGAAGCCGACGGC includes:
- a CDS encoding glycosyltransferase family 2 protein; translated protein: MKFTVITVTFNSAATIVDTVHSVLGQSHRPLEYIIVDGGSTDDTLEKLAPYRDQIASLVSEPDDGIYDAMNKGVARARGEVVGILNSDDFYADTRVLARVAEAFSDPAVDCVYGDLDYVDAIDTDRVVRAWRSQSYVPGAFRRGWHPAHPSFFVRRSVYERFGCFDTKLRIAADYEFMLRVLKRHQLKSVHVPEVFVKMRTGGASNASLKNIAKANLQCWKAWRQNGLGWSPLPVIRKPFTKLKQLRRGGASSEG